The Pongo abelii isolate AG06213 chromosome 21, NHGRI_mPonAbe1-v2.0_pri, whole genome shotgun sequence genome has a window encoding:
- the BLCAP gene encoding bladder cancer-associated protein, producing MYCLQWLLPVLLIPKPLNPALWFSHSMFMGFYLLSFLLERKPCTICALVFLAALFLICYSCWGNCFLYHCSDSPLPESAHDPGVVGT from the coding sequence ATGTATTGCCTCCAGTGGCTGCTGCCTGTCCTCCTCATCCCCAAGCCCCTCAACCCCGCCCTGTGGTTCAGCCACTCCATGTTCATGGGCTTCTACCTGCTCAGCTTCCTCCTGGAACGGAAGCCTTGCACAAtttgtgccttggttttcctGGCAGCCCTGTTCCTTATCTGCTATAGCTGCTGGGGAAACTGTTTCCTGTACCACTGCTCCGATTCCCCGCTTCCAGAATCGGCGCATGATCCCGGCGTTGTGGGCACCTAA
- the NNAT gene encoding neuronatin isoform X3, with the protein MAAVAAASAELLIIGWYIFRVLLQVFLECCIYWVGFAFRNPPGTQPIARSVQVLPAEAGVHGVADRAAGVGGAQAASPQLRPQLPALGGRIIRCSCASRPAREPVPRRNVGSPVFPRQRSTWQGQ; encoded by the exons ATGGCGGCAGTGGCGGCAGCCTCGGCTGAACTGCTCATCATCGGCTGGTACATCTTCCGCGTGCTGCTGCAG GTGTTCCTGGAATGCTGCATTTACTGGGTAGGATTCGCTTTTCGAAATCCTCCAGGGACACAGCCCATTGCGAGAA GTGTTCAGGTACTCCCTGCAGAAGCTGGCGTACACGGTGTCGCGGACCGGGCGGCAGGTGTTGGGGGAGCGCAGGCAGCGAGCCCCCAACTGAGGCCCCAGCTCCCAGCCCTGGGCGGCCGTATCATCAGGTGCTCCTGTGCATCTCGACCAGCACGGGAGCCAGTGCCGCGCAGGAATGTGGGGTCCCCTGTGTTCCCTCGCCAGAGGAGCACTTGGCAAGGTCAGTGA
- the NNAT gene encoding neuronatin isoform X1, with translation MAAVAAASAELLIIGWYIFRVLLQVFLECCIYWVGFAFRNPPGTQPIARSEVFRYSLQKLAYTVSRTGRQVLGERRQRAPN, from the exons ATGGCGGCAGTGGCGGCAGCCTCGGCTGAACTGCTCATCATCGGCTGGTACATCTTCCGCGTGCTGCTGCAG GTGTTCCTGGAATGCTGCATTTACTGGGTAGGATTCGCTTTTCGAAATCCTCCAGGGACACAGCCCATTGCGAGAAGTGAG GTGTTCAGGTACTCCCTGCAGAAGCTGGCGTACACGGTGTCGCGGACCGGGCGGCAGGTGTTGGGGGAGCGCAGGCAGCGAGCCCCCAACTGA
- the NNAT gene encoding neuronatin isoform X2, producing MAAVAAASAELLIIGWYIFRVLLQVFRYSLQKLAYTVSRTGRQVLGERRQRAPN from the exons ATGGCGGCAGTGGCGGCAGCCTCGGCTGAACTGCTCATCATCGGCTGGTACATCTTCCGCGTGCTGCTGCAG GTGTTCAGGTACTCCCTGCAGAAGCTGGCGTACACGGTGTCGCGGACCGGGCGGCAGGTGTTGGGGGAGCGCAGGCAGCGAGCCCCCAACTGA
- the LOC129052227 gene encoding peptidyl-prolyl cis-trans isomerase A-like, whose translation MVSPTLFFDITVDDEPLGPFSFELFADKIPKAAENFRAVSTGEKGFSYKVSGFHRIIPGFICQGGDFTRHNGTGGKSICGEKSDDENFILKHTSPGILSVVNAGPNTNGSQFVICTAKTEWLDGKQVVFGKVKEGMKIVEAMERFGSRNGKTSKKITIADCRQLQ comes from the coding sequence ATGGTCAGCCCCACCTTGTTCTTCGACATCACTGTCGATGACGAGCCCTTAGGTCCCTTCTCCTTCGAGCTATTTGCAGACAAGATTCCAAAGGCAGCAGAAAACTTTCGTGCTGTGAGCACTGGAGAGAAAGGATTTAGTTATAAGGTTTCCGGCTTTCACAGAATTATTCCAGGATTTATATGTCAGGGTGGTGACTTCACACGCCATAATGGCACTGGTGGCAAGTCCATCTGTGGGGAGAAATCTGATGATGAGAACTTCATCCTAAAGCATACAAGTCCTGGCATCTTGTCCGTGGTAAATGCTGGACCCAACACAAACGGTTCCCAGTTTGTCATCTGTACTGCCAAGACTGAGTGGTTGGATGGCAAGCAGGTAGTCTTTGGCAAGGTGAAAGAAGGCATGAAGATTGTGGAGGCCATGGAGCGCTTTGGGTCCAGGAATGGCAAGACCAGCAAGAAGATCACCATTGCTGACTGTAGACAACTCCAATAA